A stretch of the Vicinamibacterales bacterium genome encodes the following:
- a CDS encoding cyclic nucleotide-binding domain-containing protein: MSTVALTIDGREIAVPKGTTIFDAARLNGIAIPTLCHQQNQTPVGVCRVCVVDVGARVYAASCIRECEPGMKVQTASAPVVQARTTLIEMLMADHPTPCARQERSGDCELETMAAAAGVSQPRFARRLSPRGRDDSSLSIAVDHEACILCDRCVRGCDDIKKNMVIGRSGRGYTAHIGFDLDLPMGSSTCVSCGECMVSCPTGALTNKRVVDAQLEGDRLDPEWILQLPVFKGVSGTFLELNQGAVVKRSIPAGETICREGEFGSTAFYILEGTVEVSINTPIGHVQQQDAGGLSRWFRRIRSTLADRQAHTRTEESGRRYIPIDAPVDLPYEKPIAELAAGDLFGEMTCMSFHPRSATVRAKTPVVVLEMLRNVLDILQKNKTFRAELDRKYRQRALETHIRSVPVFAAMPPDFIGYLRERVELMRFSPGEVIVRQGDAADAFYLVRMGFVKVSERHPGGDVVLTYLGRGSYFGEMGLLGGGVRTATCTALDHVDVVKIAGEDFHLMLSRFPAVREALEKVAQERAAMNQRRAAATETVPIDDFLNQGLMEAQSLLVLDLEKCTRCDQCVKACADAHEGVTRLVREGLRFDKYLVATSCRSCRDPLCMVGCPVGSIRRRNSMEIIIEDWCVGCGLCVRNCPYGNLNLHAFGARRKATGCDLCMEHDEPSCVYACPHDAAHRVEPLTYFGGMLGIREQTAKGSTEGTSK; the protein is encoded by the coding sequence GTGAGCACGGTCGCGCTCACGATCGACGGCCGCGAGATCGCCGTCCCGAAGGGGACGACGATCTTCGACGCGGCGCGGCTGAACGGCATCGCCATTCCGACGCTGTGCCATCAGCAGAACCAGACGCCGGTCGGCGTCTGCCGCGTCTGCGTCGTCGACGTCGGCGCCCGGGTCTACGCCGCCTCGTGCATCCGCGAATGCGAGCCCGGCATGAAGGTGCAGACCGCGTCCGCCCCCGTCGTCCAGGCGCGCACCACGCTGATCGAAATGCTCATGGCCGACCATCCCACGCCGTGCGCACGGCAGGAGCGGAGCGGCGACTGCGAGCTGGAGACGATGGCGGCGGCGGCGGGCGTGTCGCAGCCGCGCTTCGCGCGCCGGCTGTCGCCGCGCGGCCGGGACGATTCGTCGCTGAGCATCGCCGTCGACCATGAAGCGTGCATCCTGTGCGACCGCTGCGTCCGCGGCTGCGACGACATCAAGAAGAACATGGTCATCGGCCGCAGCGGTCGCGGCTATACGGCGCACATCGGCTTCGATCTGGACCTGCCGATGGGCAGCTCCACGTGCGTCTCGTGCGGCGAGTGCATGGTGTCGTGCCCGACCGGCGCGCTCACCAACAAGCGCGTGGTCGACGCGCAGCTGGAAGGGGATCGGCTCGACCCCGAATGGATCCTGCAGCTGCCGGTCTTCAAGGGGGTGTCGGGCACGTTCCTCGAGCTGAATCAGGGCGCGGTGGTGAAGCGCTCGATTCCCGCGGGCGAGACGATCTGCCGCGAAGGGGAGTTCGGGTCCACGGCCTTCTACATTCTCGAGGGCACCGTCGAGGTCTCGATCAACACGCCGATCGGCCACGTCCAGCAGCAGGACGCCGGCGGCCTGTCGCGCTGGTTCCGCCGGATCCGGAGCACGCTGGCCGATCGCCAGGCGCACACGCGCACCGAAGAGAGCGGGCGCCGCTACATTCCGATCGACGCGCCGGTCGATCTTCCGTACGAGAAGCCCATCGCGGAGCTGGCGGCGGGAGATCTGTTCGGCGAGATGACCTGCATGAGCTTCCATCCGCGCTCGGCGACGGTGCGGGCGAAGACGCCGGTCGTCGTGCTCGAGATGCTGCGGAACGTGCTGGACATCCTGCAGAAGAACAAGACGTTCCGTGCGGAGCTGGATCGCAAGTACCGGCAGCGGGCGCTCGAGACGCACATCCGCAGCGTCCCGGTGTTCGCGGCGATGCCGCCCGATTTCATCGGCTACCTGCGCGAGCGCGTCGAGTTGATGCGGTTCTCGCCCGGCGAAGTCATCGTCCGGCAGGGAGACGCCGCCGACGCGTTCTATCTCGTTCGCATGGGCTTCGTGAAGGTCAGCGAACGCCATCCCGGCGGCGACGTCGTCCTCACGTATCTCGGCCGCGGATCGTACTTCGGCGAGATGGGGCTGCTGGGGGGCGGCGTCCGCACGGCGACGTGCACCGCGCTCGATCACGTCGACGTGGTGAAGATTGCCGGCGAAGACTTCCACTTGATGCTGTCGCGGTTCCCGGCGGTGCGCGAGGCGCTGGAGAAAGTGGCGCAGGAGCGCGCCGCGATGAATCAGCGCCGCGCCGCTGCGACCGAGACCGTGCCGATCGACGACTTCCTCAACCAGGGGCTGATGGAAGCGCAGAGCCTGCTGGTGCTGGATCTGGAGAAGTGCACGCGGTGCGACCAGTGCGTGAAGGCGTGCGCCGACGCGCACGAGGGGGTTACGCGTCTGGTCCGCGAGGGGCTGCGGTTCGACAAGTATCTCGTCGCCACGTCGTGCCGATCGTGCCGGGATCCGCTGTGCATGGTCGGCTGCCCGGTGGGCTCGATCCGCCGCCGCAACTCGATGGAGATCATCATCGAGGACTGGTGCGTCGGCTGCGGCCTCTGCGTGCGCAACTGCCCGTACGGCAACCTGAACCTGCACGCGTTCGGTGCCCGCAGGAAGGCGACCGGCTGCGATCTGTGCATGGAGCACGACGAGCCGAGCTGCGTGTACGCCTGCCCGCACGATGCGGCGCACCGGGTCGAACCGCTGACCTACTTCGGCGGCATGCTCGGGATCCGGGAGCAGACGGCGAAGGGATCGACCGAGGGGACGAGCAAGTGA
- a CDS encoding NAD(P)H-dependent oxidoreductase subunit E — MQGRAPTSPIFDELRGIQRAHGYLPERELRALADRMSLPLFRLQAVASFYPHFFLKPPARAEVRVCGDMACHRRGGNALRERLAARYHGQDVNIRHVSCLGRCDTAPAMAVNDQIFERVGDSDAAALIDFAAAGASPEQLAARRPHPVPRPIASDPYADEAARYGVLRSFVQSKDWTGLIATLKASGLRGLGGAGFPTGMKWELVRSQPGPEKFIVCNADESEPGTIKDRHIMTSAPHLLIEGIVLGGLVAGARHGIIYIRHEYPDQEHILQREIDRCYAAGILGSRVLGSDLAFDLEIFVSPGLYICGEESALLEAIEGKRAEPRNKPPFPGQLGGGLWAKPTVINNVETFTFVPIILARGVDWMKSAGRNGSAGMKFVGVSGDVVNPGVFEVPMGTTYRELIEGLAGGAAPGRTIKAYAPSGPAGGYLPASMLDLPLDWNAMTQAGATVGSGAIVVCDDRACMLDMALNSVRFFRNESCGKCVPCRTGSTKLAEMLAGWAGGHRGADDLALYQELCHAMKMTSICGLGQVVHVPIASVMKHFADEVEQHATRQVCRAGVCFPGART; from the coding sequence GTGCAGGGCCGCGCTCCGACATCCCCCATCTTCGACGAGCTGCGCGGCATCCAGCGCGCCCACGGCTACTTGCCCGAACGCGAGCTGCGCGCGCTGGCCGACCGCATGTCGCTGCCGCTGTTCCGGCTGCAGGCGGTGGCGAGCTTCTACCCCCACTTCTTCCTGAAGCCTCCCGCGCGCGCCGAAGTGCGCGTCTGCGGCGACATGGCCTGCCACCGCCGCGGCGGCAACGCGCTGCGCGAGCGCCTCGCCGCGCGGTACCACGGCCAGGACGTCAACATCCGGCACGTGTCGTGTCTCGGCCGCTGCGACACCGCCCCGGCGATGGCGGTGAACGACCAGATCTTCGAGCGGGTCGGCGACAGTGACGCCGCGGCGCTGATCGACTTCGCCGCCGCCGGCGCGTCGCCGGAGCAGCTGGCCGCGCGCCGGCCGCATCCGGTGCCGCGGCCGATCGCCAGCGATCCGTATGCCGACGAGGCCGCGCGCTACGGCGTGCTGCGATCGTTCGTGCAGTCGAAGGACTGGACCGGCCTGATCGCGACCCTGAAGGCGAGCGGCCTGCGCGGCCTCGGCGGCGCGGGCTTTCCCACCGGCATGAAATGGGAGCTGGTGCGCAGCCAGCCGGGCCCCGAGAAGTTCATCGTCTGCAACGCCGACGAGAGCGAGCCGGGCACGATCAAAGACCGGCACATCATGACCAGCGCGCCGCACCTGCTGATCGAAGGCATCGTGCTCGGCGGACTGGTGGCCGGCGCGCGGCACGGCATCATCTACATCCGCCACGAGTATCCCGATCAGGAGCACATCCTCCAGCGGGAGATCGACCGCTGCTACGCGGCCGGCATCCTCGGATCCCGCGTGCTGGGATCCGATCTCGCGTTCGACCTGGAGATCTTCGTCAGCCCCGGCCTCTACATCTGCGGCGAGGAGAGCGCGCTGCTCGAGGCGATCGAAGGCAAGCGCGCGGAGCCGCGCAACAAGCCGCCGTTCCCCGGGCAGCTCGGAGGCGGCCTGTGGGCGAAGCCGACGGTGATCAACAACGTCGAGACCTTCACCTTCGTGCCGATCATCCTCGCGCGCGGCGTGGACTGGATGAAGTCGGCGGGCAGGAACGGCTCCGCCGGCATGAAGTTCGTCGGCGTCAGCGGCGACGTGGTCAATCCCGGCGTCTTCGAGGTGCCGATGGGCACCACCTATCGCGAGCTGATCGAAGGGCTCGCCGGCGGCGCCGCCCCGGGACGCACGATCAAGGCGTACGCCCCGTCGGGCCCCGCCGGCGGCTACCTGCCGGCGTCGATGCTCGATCTGCCGCTCGACTGGAACGCGATGACCCAGGCCGGCGCCACGGTCGGCTCCGGGGCGATCGTCGTCTGCGACGACCGCGCGTGCATGCTCGACATGGCGCTCAACTCGGTGCGGTTCTTCCGCAACGAATCGTGCGGCAAGTGCGTGCCGTGCCGCACCGGCTCGACCAAGCTCGCCGAGATGCTGGCCGGGTGGGCGGGCGGACACCGCGGGGCGGACGATCTCGCGCTCTACCAGGAGCTGTGCCACGCGATGAAGATGACGTCGATCTGCGGCCTCGGCCAGGTGGTGCACGTGCCGATCGCGTCGGTGATGAAGCACTTTGCCGACGAGGTCGAGCAGCACGCGACGCGGCAGGTCTGCCGGGCCGGCGTGTGCTTTCCGGGAGCGCGGACGTGA
- a CDS encoding multiheme c-type cytochrome: MRRAAPILSVAAGALALAAAIPLSAQQSPETGNYVGPGSCSAVACHGAIRPGGGRILQTEYSTWIGRDRHARATEVLGNAVSQRMGRILGIAAPQQAQKCLACHALDVPPAARARTFATEGVSCEACHGPASGWLGYHVTRDATHEESVKRGMYDTKDVVKRTDRCLTCHLGTAEKFVDHEMIAAGHPDLVFELEAFSAAMPRHWKDTSDADPYRPVRTFAVGQLAHLRASLDRLGRRVKGPVWPEYAELDCFACHHSLTRPEDSWRQAQGYENRARPGLPPLQLARYVTARRVVAAWDAPSAGELDAIMGQLQIEATRLAVKPDAVVSLAGSARAIVDRAITRAMTSPATAETASAMLRGIFADAPSIAARGERAAEQAAMAAEVLATALARARSQDPAPLTPVFTELFKQFEAPSAFEPSRFIAAMRKAEAAIR, encoded by the coding sequence GTGCGACGCGCAGCTCCGATCCTCTCAGTCGCCGCCGGTGCTCTCGCGCTCGCGGCCGCCATCCCGCTGTCGGCGCAGCAGTCACCGGAGACCGGCAACTACGTCGGCCCCGGATCGTGCAGCGCCGTCGCCTGCCACGGCGCCATCCGCCCGGGCGGCGGCCGGATCCTCCAGACGGAGTACAGCACCTGGATCGGACGCGATCGCCACGCCCGCGCGACCGAGGTGCTGGGCAACGCGGTGTCGCAGCGGATGGGCAGGATCCTCGGCATCGCGGCGCCGCAGCAGGCGCAGAAGTGTCTCGCCTGCCATGCCCTCGACGTTCCGCCGGCGGCGCGCGCCCGCACGTTCGCCACCGAAGGCGTGAGCTGCGAGGCGTGCCACGGCCCGGCGAGCGGCTGGCTCGGCTATCACGTGACGCGCGACGCGACCCACGAGGAATCGGTGAAACGCGGGATGTACGACACCAAGGACGTCGTCAAGCGCACCGATCGCTGCCTCACCTGCCATCTCGGCACCGCGGAGAAATTCGTCGATCACGAGATGATCGCGGCCGGGCATCCCGATCTCGTCTTCGAGCTGGAAGCGTTCAGCGCGGCGATGCCCCGGCACTGGAAGGACACGTCCGACGCCGACCCCTACCGTCCGGTCCGCACGTTCGCCGTGGGGCAGCTGGCGCACCTGCGCGCCAGCCTGGATCGACTCGGGCGGCGCGTGAAGGGGCCGGTGTGGCCGGAGTACGCGGAGCTCGATTGCTTCGCGTGCCATCACAGCCTGACGCGGCCGGAAGACAGCTGGCGGCAGGCGCAGGGCTACGAGAACCGCGCGCGGCCCGGGCTGCCGCCCCTGCAGCTCGCCCGCTACGTCACGGCGCGCCGCGTCGTGGCGGCATGGGACGCGCCGTCGGCCGGCGAACTCGACGCCATCATGGGACAGCTGCAGATCGAGGCCACGCGGCTGGCGGTGAAGCCGGACGCCGTCGTCTCGCTTGCGGGCAGCGCGCGGGCCATCGTCGATCGCGCGATCACCCGCGCGATGACCTCGCCGGCCACCGCCGAAACGGCGTCCGCCATGCTGCGCGGCATCTTCGCCGACGCGCCGTCGATCGCCGCCCGCGGCGAGCGCGCCGCCGAGCAGGCCGCCATGGCGGCCGAGGTGCTGGCGACGGCGCTGGCCCGCGCGCGCAGTCAGGACCCGGCGCCGCTGACGCCGGTGTTCACCGAGCTGTTCAAGCAGTTCGAGGCGCCGTCGGCGTTCGAGCCGTCCCGCTTCATCGCCGCGATGCGGAAAGCCGAAGCCGCGATCCGCTAG
- a CDS encoding alpha-amylase family glycosyl hydrolase, translating to MRTHPHLYEISAWPWLERLSSRSGRRVTLIDVPGAEWDAIAATGMDVVYLMGVWQRSAVGRTLARTDLALLGEYDRALPGWSMDDVPGSPYSIQAYQPEARMGGWAGVDAARAALAARGMRLLLDFIPNHLGFDHAWIGAHPERFVQGTLDDYRAAPELFRPIESPDGRTLRFIACGRDPFLPPWRDVAQLNLFNPETREALVGELAAIARHCDGVRCDMAMLALNDVFARTWSERVDLLWRQPEREFWPDATARVPMIYLAEVYWDREYQLQQQGFHFTYDKRLLDRLRHGDAGRVRGHLQADPAYSARLARFLENHDEARSADALDGRVRAAVVLTFTLPGLRFFFDGQFAGAAVRAPVQLGRWAPEPDRPEIRELYARVLQALRDPLFHDGSWSLLDVRNAGDGTHGNLIASAWRLDRQLAVIAVNLSGRESHGFLDIGHLPPGDAFDLVDALTAARYHRTRADLENGLYVGLNAGDAHLLLLEGD from the coding sequence ATGCGAACACATCCACATCTCTACGAGATCAGCGCGTGGCCCTGGCTCGAGCGCCTCTCGAGCCGCTCCGGCCGGCGCGTGACCCTCATCGATGTGCCCGGCGCGGAATGGGACGCGATCGCCGCAACCGGCATGGACGTCGTCTACCTCATGGGCGTCTGGCAGCGCAGCGCCGTCGGGCGCACGCTCGCGCGGACGGATCTCGCCCTGCTCGGCGAATACGATCGCGCGCTGCCGGGGTGGTCGATGGACGACGTACCGGGATCGCCGTATTCGATTCAGGCCTACCAGCCCGAGGCGCGGATGGGGGGATGGGCCGGCGTCGACGCGGCGCGCGCGGCGCTCGCCGCGCGCGGCATGCGGCTGCTCCTGGACTTCATCCCGAATCATCTCGGGTTCGATCACGCGTGGATCGGAGCGCACCCGGAACGGTTCGTTCAGGGGACGCTCGACGACTACCGCGCCGCTCCCGAGCTGTTCCGGCCGATCGAAAGCCCCGACGGACGGACGCTCCGCTTCATCGCCTGCGGCCGCGACCCGTTTCTTCCGCCGTGGCGCGACGTCGCGCAGCTCAACCTGTTCAACCCGGAGACGCGCGAAGCCCTGGTTGGCGAGCTCGCAGCGATCGCGCGGCATTGCGACGGCGTGCGCTGCGACATGGCGATGCTGGCGCTGAACGACGTGTTCGCACGGACCTGGTCGGAGCGTGTCGATCTCCTCTGGCGTCAGCCCGAGCGCGAGTTCTGGCCGGACGCGACCGCCCGCGTGCCCATGATCTACCTCGCCGAAGTCTATTGGGACCGCGAGTACCAGCTGCAGCAGCAGGGTTTTCATTTCACGTACGACAAGCGGCTGCTCGATCGGCTGCGCCACGGCGATGCCGGCCGTGTGCGCGGCCACCTGCAGGCTGACCCTGCCTACAGCGCCCGGCTGGCGCGCTTCCTCGAGAACCACGACGAGGCGCGCAGCGCCGACGCGCTCGACGGACGGGTGCGCGCCGCGGTGGTCCTGACGTTCACGCTGCCCGGGCTGCGCTTCTTCTTCGACGGGCAGTTCGCCGGCGCCGCCGTCCGCGCGCCCGTTCAGCTCGGGCGCTGGGCGCCGGAGCCGGATCGTCCGGAGATTCGCGAGCTCTACGCGCGAGTGCTCCAGGCATTGCGCGACCCGCTCTTTCACGACGGATCGTGGTCGCTGCTGGACGTTCGCAACGCCGGCGATGGCACCCACGGCAACTTGATCGCGTCGGCGTGGCGCCTCGACCGCCAGCTTGCGGTGATCGCGGTGAACCTGTCGGGCCGCGAGTCGCACGGCTTCCTCGACATCGGGCATCTGCCGCCGGGCGACGCGTTCGATCTGGTCGACGCGCTGACGGCCGCGCGTTACCACCGGACGCGCGCCGATCTCGAGAATGGCCTGTACGTCGGTCTGAACGCGGGCGACGCGCATCTGCTGTTGCTGGAAGGGGACTGA
- a CDS encoding c-type cytochrome produces MKGLGLTLTAAVLLGATIGLKAQTPGTNLAAPPSHASAQRSGEQIYRAACAACHGPDGRGAPQARVGFDTPLPDFADCAFASPEAEADWFAIVHAGGPVRAFARRMPAFGGALTDDEILRVVGHIRGLCGDRRWPPGDLNLPRALVTEKAYPENEALFVVRASRRGGASVTTSAIYERRIGARSQWEVAVPVALQQSGSEGPWTRGLGDFAAAFKHVVFHDAERGSIVSLGGELVLPTGRRSTGAGNGTVVFEPFVSAGQAIGGGFLQAQAGVELPGDTARASREAFVRLAAGQTFFEGRFHREWSPMLELAAARPLVAGAPIEWDVVPQVQVSLSRRHHVLVSAGLQVPVANREGRGRTFHAYLLWDWFDGGFFTGW; encoded by the coding sequence ATGAAGGGTCTCGGTCTCACCCTCACAGCGGCAGTCCTCCTCGGCGCGACGATCGGTCTGAAGGCGCAGACGCCCGGCACGAACCTGGCCGCGCCGCCGTCCCATGCATCCGCCCAGCGTTCGGGTGAGCAGATCTATCGCGCCGCATGCGCGGCGTGTCACGGGCCCGACGGCCGCGGAGCGCCGCAGGCGCGCGTCGGCTTCGACACTCCGCTCCCCGACTTCGCCGACTGCGCCTTCGCCTCGCCGGAAGCGGAGGCCGACTGGTTCGCCATCGTGCACGCCGGCGGACCGGTGCGGGCGTTCGCCCGGCGGATGCCGGCGTTCGGCGGCGCCCTCACAGACGACGAGATCCTTCGCGTCGTCGGCCACATTCGCGGCCTGTGCGGCGATCGTCGCTGGCCGCCCGGCGATCTCAACCTGCCGCGCGCGCTGGTCACGGAGAAGGCGTATCCCGAGAACGAGGCGCTGTTCGTGGTGCGCGCGAGCCGCCGCGGCGGCGCGTCAGTTACCACCAGCGCCATCTACGAGCGCAGGATCGGCGCGCGATCGCAGTGGGAAGTCGCCGTCCCGGTCGCGCTGCAGCAGTCCGGCAGCGAGGGACCGTGGACGCGCGGGCTCGGCGATTTCGCCGCCGCGTTCAAGCATGTCGTTTTTCATGACGCGGAGCGCGGATCGATCGTCAGCCTGGGCGGGGAGCTGGTGCTGCCCACGGGCCGCCGTTCCACCGGTGCCGGCAATGGCACCGTCGTGTTCGAGCCGTTCGTGTCCGCGGGTCAGGCGATCGGCGGCGGCTTCCTTCAGGCGCAGGCGGGGGTCGAGTTGCCCGGCGATACCGCCAGGGCGTCCCGCGAAGCCTTCGTCCGCCTCGCCGCCGGGCAGACGTTCTTCGAGGGACGCTTTCACCGCGAATGGTCGCCGATGCTCGAACTCGCCGCGGCGAGGCCGCTCGTCGCCGGCGCGCCGATCGAGTGGGACGTCGTTCCGCAAGTGCAGGTCTCGCTGAGCCGCCGCCATCACGTGCTGGTCAGCGCCGGCCTCCAGGTGCCCGTGGCCAATCGTGAAGGGCGCGGACGGACGTTCCATGCCTACTTGCTGTGGGACTGGTTCGACGGCGGCTTCTTCACGGGCTGGTGA
- a CDS encoding amidohydrolase family protein has protein sequence MRPTRRLAAACAVITLTGVLAASQPPAFDLVIRGGRVVDPETGLDAVRNVGIAAGRIAAVSTGPLAAPLTLDASGLVVSPGFIDLHVHVNDAATYRLAAQQGVTTALDLEIGAPDVAAFYAARRGGAAINYGTSASHPWSRVRAFGAEPPAGPIVPASGRETETVAGEAERRALRTRLEQELAAGALGIGMGLVYTPGTTRAEAIETFRVAAEHRVPVFVHVRSSGRIEPGSSIESVGEVIAAAAVTGAPLHIVHINSSCLADVPECLRMIAGARARGLDVTVEGYPYGAGMTDLKSAVFNPGWQQRLGITERELSIPETGEALTAETFAKYRARPEPRLVLIQSNPDSIVDAVIADPLTMIASDAVMQNGKGHPRAAGAFARVLARYVRERRTLTLSDAIRKMSLMPAQRLGASRKGRLQAGADADIAVFDLDTVADRATYASPAVPAAGVRHVLVNGVAVVKDGAFVEGAAPGRALRRP, from the coding sequence ATGCGTCCCACGCGCCGCCTCGCCGCCGCCTGCGCGGTCATCACGCTGACCGGCGTCCTGGCGGCGTCGCAGCCGCCGGCCTTCGATCTCGTCATCCGCGGCGGACGCGTCGTGGATCCCGAGACCGGCCTCGACGCCGTCCGCAACGTCGGCATCGCCGCCGGACGGATCGCCGCGGTCTCGACCGGGCCGCTGGCCGCGCCGCTGACCCTCGACGCGAGCGGACTGGTGGTGTCGCCGGGTTTCATCGACCTGCACGTCCACGTCAACGACGCGGCGACCTACCGTCTCGCCGCGCAGCAGGGGGTGACCACGGCGCTCGACCTGGAGATTGGCGCCCCGGACGTCGCCGCCTTCTATGCCGCCCGCCGCGGCGGCGCCGCGATCAATTACGGCACGTCCGCCAGCCATCCGTGGTCGCGCGTGCGCGCGTTCGGCGCCGAGCCTCCGGCCGGACCGATCGTTCCGGCGAGCGGCCGCGAGACGGAAACCGTCGCCGGCGAGGCCGAACGGCGCGCGCTGCGCACGCGGCTCGAGCAGGAACTGGCCGCCGGTGCGCTCGGCATCGGCATGGGGCTCGTCTATACGCCGGGCACCACGCGCGCGGAAGCAATCGAGACGTTCCGCGTGGCCGCGGAGCACCGCGTGCCGGTGTTCGTCCACGTCCGCAGCTCGGGCCGGATCGAGCCGGGCTCGAGCATCGAGTCGGTCGGCGAGGTGATCGCCGCCGCCGCGGTGACCGGCGCGCCGCTGCACATCGTCCACATCAACAGCAGCTGCCTGGCGGACGTGCCGGAATGCCTGCGCATGATCGCCGGCGCGCGCGCGCGCGGACTCGACGTCACCGTCGAGGGCTATCCGTACGGCGCGGGCATGACCGATCTCAAGTCCGCCGTCTTCAACCCGGGCTGGCAGCAGCGGCTCGGGATCACCGAGCGCGAGCTGTCGATTCCGGAAACCGGCGAGGCGCTCACGGCGGAGACGTTCGCGAAGTACCGCGCCCGGCCGGAGCCGCGCCTCGTGCTCATCCAGTCGAATCCCGACAGCATCGTCGATGCGGTGATCGCCGATCCGCTGACGATGATCGCGAGCGATGCGGTGATGCAGAACGGGAAGGGGCACCCGCGCGCCGCCGGCGCGTTCGCCCGCGTCCTCGCGCGCTACGTCCGCGAGCGGCGGACGCTGACGCTGAGCGATGCGATCCGCAAGATGTCGCTGATGCCGGCGCAGCGGCTCGGCGCCTCGCGCAAGGGACGGCTGCAGGCCGGCGCGGACGCCGACATTGCGGTGTTCGATCTCGACACGGTGGCGGATCGCGCGACCTACGCGTCGCCGGCGGTGCCCGCGGCCGGCGTCCGCCATGTGCTCGTGAACGGCGTGGCGGTGGTCAAGGACGGCGCGTTCGTGGAGGGCGCCGCGCCCGGACGGGCGCTCCGCCGCCCCTGA
- a CDS encoding polysaccharide deacetylase family protein: protein MTRLLAGLAALLILAATTAAQGQSGSASGARTMALTFDDLPKSTGMDDLESARRTTGSILRVLKAHQAPAVAFVNEGKLYAGPTMVPERAALLRMWVEGGVPLGNHTYSHFDLNDVPLDRFQDDIVRGERTSTRLMRGSAEPRWFRHPYTHTGPTREIKASLEKFLTGRGYRIAPFTIENSDWVFSAAYTRALRTPDQALAAKIRDAYLAYTDTMLDWCETLSAETFNRQIAQILLIHSNDLHADALDALLTRIEKRGYRWMTLADAMKDAAYATPDDFVGTSGPSWLHRWRVSLNQPSRLRDEPDPPQWVVDLTK from the coding sequence ATGACGCGGCTGCTCGCGGGTCTCGCGGCGCTGCTGATCCTGGCCGCCACCACGGCGGCGCAGGGCCAGTCCGGCAGCGCATCCGGCGCACGTACGATGGCCCTCACCTTCGACGATCTGCCGAAGTCGACGGGCATGGACGATCTGGAGTCGGCTCGCCGCACGACCGGCTCGATCCTCCGGGTGCTGAAGGCGCACCAGGCGCCGGCGGTCGCGTTCGTCAACGAAGGCAAGCTCTACGCCGGGCCGACGATGGTGCCGGAGCGGGCGGCGCTGCTGCGGATGTGGGTGGAAGGCGGCGTGCCGCTCGGCAACCACACCTACAGCCATTTCGATCTGAACGACGTCCCGCTCGACAGATTCCAGGACGACATCGTCCGCGGCGAGCGCACGTCCACGCGCCTCATGCGCGGCTCGGCGGAGCCGCGCTGGTTCCGCCACCCGTACACGCACACGGGACCGACCAGGGAGATCAAGGCGTCGCTGGAGAAGTTCCTGACCGGCCGCGGCTATCGCATCGCGCCCTTCACGATCGAGAACAGCGACTGGGTGTTCTCGGCCGCTTACACCAGGGCGTTACGCACCCCCGACCAGGCGCTCGCGGCGAAGATTCGCGACGCCTACCTGGCCTACACCGACACCATGCTCGACTGGTGCGAGACGCTGTCGGCCGAGACGTTCAATCGTCAGATTGCGCAGATCCTCCTGATTCACTCCAACGATCTGCACGCCGACGCGCTCGACGCGCTGCTGACGCGGATCGAGAAGCGGGGGTACCGCTGGATGACGCTGGCGGATGCGATGAAGGATGCGGCCTATGCGACGCCGGACGACTTCGTCGGCACCTCCGGACCCTCGTGGCTGCACCGCTGGCGGGTGAGCCTCAACCAGCCGTCGCGGCTGCGCGACGAACCCGATCCGCCGCAGTGGGTCGTGGACCTCACGAAATAG